The sequence below is a genomic window from Phoenix dactylifera cultivar Barhee BC4 chromosome 8, palm_55x_up_171113_PBpolish2nd_filt_p, whole genome shotgun sequence.
ACCTCCTCACCACGAGATGTTCTCAGTGCAACTTGGGCATGGAACAGGGCTTCAGCCACCTCAGTGTTACCTGGAAGTTCCTGCCTCAGAATCTCGTAATCTCTCACAGCTTCAGCCCAACGCTCAAGCTAATCatttaaaaaagaagaataaacagCTAATCCCAGAGCCCCCAAAACTCAGATGATAACAGGAGACTACATAAAGAGCAAACAGGAGAAGAAGGTTCACCTTGCTATTGGAGGCAGCACGTCTTAGAAGGGCTTTGGTGTAGTTGGGTTGGATCCTGACGGCTTCGTTGCAATCCTCAATAGACTTCTCCCATTGTCCAAGCTTCGATCTGCAAGCTGCCCTATTGCAATAGAGCACAGGGTTCGAGGGGTCGTACTTGAGTCCTTCCCCATAAGCTAAGCATGCTTCTGCAAACTTTCCAGAATTAAAGAGCTCATTTCCCAGGGCTCTGGCCTGAGCAACAGATCTCACATTGTTCAGCATTGCCGTCACTTCTAGGTTCCCCGGATCTATTTGCTTGGCTCTCTCAGCTGCTGAAACTGCATTCTCGAACCTGCAAAAAAACCACCACCCACTCTAACTCACCCAAGATCTTCAACTGTTACCTTGTGGAACTCCAAATTTATAACCTCACCTTCCTAGTGCCATTTCAACTTGGGCACGAACAAAGTGGACAAATGAATTCGAGAGCATACCAACAAACTTGGTATTTGAGCAGGACGAGGATGAGCTCTCAAGTTTGGATGCATTGGATATTGCCAGTTCCGCCTCTTCAAGTTGATGGAGCCGGAGAAGGGCTTCTGCTCTTGAagcaagaagctgaaaatgcaaACCTCTTAAGACAAGCATACATGCTTATTTTCAAAGTTTAATTACAATTAGCTATCAATTATTTAAGAATAAAAAGACATAATGCGAGTTCAGGAATTCACCAGGGAAGAAGAGTCTGCTCCTGCTGCAATGCCAGCATCGCTTTCCCTCAATGCACTCTTCCAATCTCCAATCTTCCGGGCATCTGCGCACCTCCCCAAATGCCTCTCAACTGCCTGCAGTTTCTGCAACTCAACAGGGTTTGGTTGTGACCCAGCCAAGAGGAGGTGCCGCCGTGCGTCGTCAACCTGTCCTAACCTGTAGTTAAAAATCAGAACTTGCAAGTGCTTATATGAAAGAATtcaaatgatttcagatttgaaCATTGTGATATAGGAAGGAATTGTTGGGCTATATTCTTTTCTAGTGGCTTCAGATATTGAAGGGCAATCTTAGACAGATATCCTGCAAATCTGAAACCGAATAGAGAACTTTTTTGGACGAATCAATAATCTTATTCAAGCAAATTTAGAGCACCATGAACTAAACTGAAAAGTAAAAAAGGGTCCCCTAATTACtcaagatgatttttttttcttttttgagaaaaatggCGTATTCATGTGAGACATCCCCACTGCATGCACTGAGGATAGGGATGCCAACTGGCGGGCCTATATCTCGTTGACCACTCAAATAATACGAATGCATCAGGGGTACATAAGACAGTGATGATATGGACTCCAGAAATTGGAAGCTCATACAGACACTGTCATGGCCGGGACACCCCACCTCCCAGGATTAAAACAAGAATACCAACGGCAAAACTACAAAAAACTGCAAagcatgaacataaaatagCCAGATGGCATCCAGGTGAAACAGAGAGAATCATCTACTCTGCATCGATGTGCTTAGAGATATGAAGGATCTATAAGATCCAATTTCACTTGCACATCATGAAACTGAATGGAAGTTTTGCTCGGACTGAGAGGTTATCAATGTAAAGCATCTATAACCAATAAAAATCAGATCTTTTGCAAACAGATGCCCTCCCTACTCGTACAAAATAATAAAGGATGTAGGAAATGCCCAATAGATAACACTAAACAAAATGTGGAGCCGATCATGCTCTAAGAACAACATGTCCATCAAAACAGTCACTGAATCTCCAATGAGTGATTGAAAGGAAATGACTCGATGTTCACCTTATAAGCAGGGAAGCCAGCCTCTGGTGCGCCCGCCCGTAAGCCGGATCCAGCCGAACAGCTTGCTCGCACTCCTTCACGGCCTCCACCAATCTCTTCAGCCCCGTGAGCGCCGCCGCCCGGTTGCTGTGGCAGGCGGCATTGTCGGGGCACATGGCGATCGCCCGGTCGTAGAGCCTTAACGCATCTGCAAAATGGCCCCTTTTGTACTGCTCGTTCCCCACCCGCTTCACCTCCTCCGGATCCGTGCTCGCCATCGCCCTCCTCACTGCCGGATCCCCGGCATTCCCCACCGCCAACTCGCAGCCCGGCGGCTTCCCCGAGCCGGCGCCGCTCGTCCCGCCACGCACTATGCTGCCGTGCCCGTAATTCCCGGTCCCGGAACCAAGCACGTCGCTCCTCGCCGCGTTCCGGCTCATCATGCCGGTCTTGCTAATCCTCCCCGACGGGCAGATGTTGCCGGCGGGGAGAACATTCGTCAGCGGAGAGCTAGCCGTGCTGCTGCCAGCACTGACTCCGGCACTGGCGCCAACACTAGTACCGGAGTAAATAAGAGGGCCGGAGCCGGAACGCCGGTGCCCGGGTCTTGTAGTCCGGCCATCAATGGTGCCGAGGCCGGTGTCGTTGGATCCCAGCAGTAGCTCGCCGGAATGGCTTCGCCGCCCGGCGATCCCGACCTCTGGCTTCCGGCCGCCGCCGGCGGCAGCGGCTGCGGCGGCATTGGGGACGAGCTTTGCGGTGA
It includes:
- the LOC120111614 gene encoding TPR repeat-containing thioredoxin TTL1-like, with the translated sequence MAHPEDRTRKALAAAGLESISDRFHALSFETNKPDAREFFDLNSPVSPLPTRPLSTVTPSSSSSSSGSSITAKLVPNAAAAAAAGGGRKPEVGIAGRRSHSGELLLGSNDTGLGTIDGRTTRPGHRRSGSGPLIYSGTSVGASAGVSAGSSTASSPLTNVLPAGNICPSGRISKTGMMSRNAARSDVLGSGTGNYGHGSIVRGGTSGAGSGKPPGCELAVGNAGDPAVRRAMASTDPEEVKRVGNEQYKRGHFADALRLYDRAIAMCPDNAACHSNRAAALTGLKRLVEAVKECEQAVRLDPAYGRAHQRLASLLIRLGQVDDARRHLLLAGSQPNPVELQKLQAVERHLGRCADARKIGDWKSALRESDAGIAAGADSSSLLLASRAEALLRLHQLEEAELAISNASKLESSSSSCSNTKFVGMLSNSFVHFVRAQVEMALGRFENAVSAAERAKQIDPGNLEVTAMLNNVRSVAQARALGNELFNSGKFAEACLAYGEGLKYDPSNPVLYCNRAACRSKLGQWEKSIEDCNEAVRIQPNYTKALLRRAASNSKLERWAEAVRDYEILRQELPGNTEVAEALFHAQVALRTSRGEEVSNMKFGGEVEEITGAEQFQAAITLPGVSVVHFMASLNQNCSQITPFVNALCTRYPSLNFLKVDVNENPAVARAENVRIVPTFKIYKNGTRVKEMICPSQQVLEYSVKHYGF